In Falco biarmicus isolate bFalBia1 chromosome 7, bFalBia1.pri, whole genome shotgun sequence, a single window of DNA contains:
- the ISL2 gene encoding insulin gene enhancer protein ISL-2, protein MVDILLPRPLPGAMGEPSKRRPGLALCAGCGGRIQDPFLLRVSPDLEWHVACLKCAECGQPLDETCTCFLRDGKAYCKRDYSRLFGIKCAQCRAAFSSSDLVMRARDHVYHLDCFRCAACGRQLLPGDQFCLRERDLLCRADHGPAPDGAAARGPRSPALQPPAAAHLAEPVPGRPPAPRPPAHKVAEKTTRVRTVLNEKQLHTLRTCYAANPRPDALMKEQLVEMTGLSPRVIRVWFQNKRCKDKKKSILMKQLQQQQHSDKTSLQGLTGTPLVAGSPIRHESAVQGSAVEVQTYQPPWKALSEFALQSDLEQPAAFQQLVSFSESGSLGTSSGSDVTSLSSQLPDTPNSMVPSPAET, encoded by the exons GGCGGCCGGGGCTGGCCCTGTGCGCGGGCTGCGGGGGCCGCATCCAGGACCCTTTCCTGCTGCGGGTGTCGCCGGACCTGGAGTGGCACGTCGCCTGCCTCAAGTGTGCCGAGTGCGGGCAGCCTCTGGACGAGACCTGCACATGCTTCCTGCGCGACGGCAAAGCCTACTGCAAGCGGGATTACAGCAG GCTCTTCGGCATCAAGTGCGCGCAGTGCCGGGCGGCCTTCAGCAGCAGCGACCTGGTGATGCGCGCCCGCGACCACGTTTACCACCTGGACTGCTTCCGCTGCGCCGCCTGCGGCCGCCAGCTCCTGCCCGGCGACCAGTTCTGCCTGCGGGAGCGCGACCTGCTCTGCCGCGCCGACCACGGGCCGGCCCCCGacggcgccgccgcccgcgggccgcgcagccccgcgctgcagccgcccgccgccgcgcaccTCGCAG AGCCGGTGCCcgggcggccgcccgccccgcggccgccggcgcACAAGGTGGCAGAGAAGACCACCCGCGTGCGGACGGTGCTGAACGAGAAGCAGCTGCACACGCTGCGGACCTGCTATGCCGCCAACCCGCGCCCCGACGCCCTGATGAAGGAGCAGCTGGTGGAGATGACGGGGCTCAGCCCCCGCGTCATCCGCGTCTGGTTCCAGAACAAGCGCTGCAAGGACAAGAAGAAGTCCATCCTCAtgaagcagctccagcagcagcagcacagcgaCAAGACG AGCCTGCAGGGCCTCACCGGGACGCCGCTGGTGGCCGGAAGCCCCATCCGCCACGAGAGCGCCGTGCAGGGCAGCGCCGTGGAGGTCCAGACCTACCAGCCGCCCTGGAAGGCGCTCAGCGAGTTCGCCCTGCAGAGCGACCTGGAGCAGCCCGCCGCCTTCCAGCAGTTG GTCTCCTTCTCCGAGTCCGGCTCCTTGGGCACCTCCTCCGGCAGCGACGTGACCTCGCTGTCCTCCCAACTCCCCGACACCCCCAACAGCATGGTGCCCAGCCCGGCCGAGACGTGa